The DNA segment TTGACGCCTGAAATGCTTCTGTCAATGGCAAAAAATCCGATAGTTTTCGCCATGGCAAATCCCAATCCTGAAATAAAATATGACCTTGCGGTAGCCACGAGAAAAGACATAGTAATGGCGACCGGCCGCTCGGATTATCCGAATCAGGTCAACAATGTTCTCGGATTTCCGTTCATCTTCCGCGGAGCGCTGGATGTGGGCGCAAAATGCATAAACGACGAGATGAAACTGGCGGCTACTTATGCCCTGGCAAAACTCGCGAAGGAAGATGTGCCTGATTCGGTGAGAAAGGTTTATGGCGGGGAAAAATTGAAGTTCGGAAGAAATTACATTATTCCGAAGCCTTTTGACCCGAGGGTCCTGATCTGGGAGAGTTCAGCGGTCGCGGAAGCCGCGATAAAAACCGGAGTTGCGCAGAAACGCGTTGATATTGGGGCCTACCGCATCGAACTGGAAAAACGGCTGGGCAGGGCGCAGGAAATAATGAGGACGGTCATAGAAAAGGCAAAGCGAAGTCCCAGACGAATAGTATTCCCTGAAGGAGAAGAGGAGAAAATTCTCAGGGCCGCCCAGCTGCTGGTGGATGAAAAAATAGCTTCTCCCATAGTTCTCGGGAACGAAGAAAAAATACGCAAAGTCATGGCTGAAGCCTCAATAGACTCCTCAGGCATCGCTATCATTGATCCGGGGCGTTCCGAAAAATTCCACGGATATATGGAGGAGTATTACAAAATACGGCATAGAAAGGGGGCGACAAAACAAAGAGCGACGGAGCTTGTAGGCACGCCCGTTGCTTTCGGCACCATGATGCTTCACACGGGAGACGCGGATGCCCTGCTCTCCGGGCTGACGCATCATTATCCCGAGGTGATCAGGCCGGCGTTAAGAATCATAAAAGTCGCTTCCGGAGTGAAAAAGGTTTCAGGTCTTTATATGCTCATCACCAAAAAAGACCTTTACTTCGTCGCCGATGCCACGGTAAATATAGAACCGAGCGCGGAGGACCTGGCGGAGATCGCCATGCTTGCGGCAAAAACAGCGCGGCGTTTTGACGTGGAGCCGAGAATAGCGATGCTGTCTTTCTCCAATTTCGGCAGCACCCGGCATCCGCTGGCGGACAAAGTCAGACGCGCTGTTGAAATTGTCAAGAACCTTGCGCCTGAAATAATGATTGACGGCGAAATGCAGGCCGACACGGCCGTGCTGCCTGAAATCATAGAACATACGTATCCTTTCAGCACGCTTAAAGGCGGGGCGAATATTCTGATTTTTCCGAATCTGGAATCCGGAAACATCGCTTACAAACTTCTCAGCCGCATAGGCGGCGCCGCCGCAATCGGCCCGATATTAATGGGAATGAGCAAGCCGGTTCATGTCCTGCAGCGCGAAGACGAAGTGAACGATATAGTCAACATGGCCGCCATAGCCGTGGTTGACGCGCAGGAGATGGAAAAGGAAAAAAAGGCCGGTTCCAGAGGAACTTCCGCAAGAGCCCCAAAAGACGCCGTAGAAGCGGAGAATACAAAGCAAATATGAAATCAACAATAAGCCGGCTGGCAAGAGGAGTGCCTGAGTCTCCGACCTTAAAACTGAATGAAAAAGCGGCCCGGCTGAAGGAAAAAGGCGAAGCAGTGATACATCTGGGCGGCGGAGAGCCGAAAACAAAAACCCCGATAGACGCAATTCTTGCGGCCTCCGGAAAACTGACAAGCGCGGGAATAAAATACACTCCTACCGAACGGCATTCCTGAACTGAAAAAAGCCGTTGTCCGTTATACCGAGGAAAACTACGGCAAAATCGCGGGAGCCCGGAACTATCTGTCATTCATGCCTGCACGCCTGCCCCGCCTAAAGGCGAGGCTCCGCTTTGCCACCGCTTTGCGGGGCAAGCGGGGCCGTGGGCAGGCGTGGAGGAGAGGTTGCTAATATGAAAAGCGAAAGCGGATAGAATGCAATAAATATATTGACGGGTTAATAATTATTGGATTGCATGAGCGCGCATAGATATTTTTCTTCCAATGATATGCAAAAAGCTGATTTTTGTTGAGAATATAGGAGGACAAGATGGGTCTTACTATTTCGGAAAAAATCTTTTCTGAGCATCTTGGCTGCGAATCCCGGGCAGGACAGTTGGTTGTCCCGCCGGTTGATGTCGCCATGTTCCAGGATGGCACAGGACCGTTAGGCGTGCAGGAACTCGAAAAAATGAACCTTGTTAAAGCGGTCAATCCCAAAACGAGAATACTTTTCATTGACCATGCTTCGCCAAGCCCGCGAAAGGAGCTTTCTAACGCTCACTTGATGCTTCGTGATTTTGCCAAAAAGACGGGTGCAATCCTATCCGATTCCGGCGAAGGAATATGTCACCAGAGGCTTGTGGAGGAATATGTCAGCCCCGGTCAGATTGTAGTCGGGGCGGATTCTCATACTTGCACTGCCGGCGCTCTGGGCGCTTTTGCCACAGGCATGGGTTCGACAGATGTCGCCTTAGCATTTGCGCTCGGCAAAACATGGTTCCGCATACCACAGACATTTAAATTTGTCATCAAGGGCAAGATTTCCGAAGGCGTATATGCCAAGGACGTGATTTTGCATATCATTGGCAAAATCGGCGCCGATGGCGCAGATTATAAAGCAATGGAATTTGCCGGCGATGGCGCAGAAAACCTCGACCTGGAGTCCCGGTTTACCATAACCAATATGGCGGTAGAAGCGGGCGGCAAAACGGGTCTATTTGCGACCGATAACAAAACAAAAGATTATCTCGTTGCTCGCGGTCGCGGCGAAAAATTCCGAAAAATCGAATCAGACGCGGAGGCGCATTTTGAAAACACATACGAGTTTGATTTATCCAAAATAGAGCCGACGATCTCACTTCCGCATACTGTTGATAATACAAAAACTACCCGCGAAGCCGAAAAAGAAGGTATTGCGCTGCATCAGGTCGTCATCGGCACATGCACGAATGGAAGGATGTCCGACCTGCGAATAGCGGCGAAAATTCTTAAGGGAAAGAAAATCCATCCCGATGTGAGACTAATTGTCATTCCAGCATCGCGCGAGATTTACATCAAAGCGATGGACGAAGGGCTTTTGCGCATCTTTGTCGAATCCGGCGGCGCAATTTTGTCGCCCGGCTGCGGACCTTGTGTCGGTGTTCACGGGGGAATTCTCGGCGATGGCGAAAGAGTTCTGTCAACCCAGAATCGCAATTTCGAGGGGCGAATGGGCAACACGCAGGGATTTATCTTTCTCGGATCGCCCGCTACTGCTGCTGCGAGCGCAATCGCAGGAAAAATTATTGACCCGAGAAAATATATGTAATCAAATGGGAGATATATAGCGCATGATAGGAGGTTTTCATGATACTCAAAGGCAAAGTTCATAAATTTGGCGATAACATTTCTACCGACCACATCGCGCCGGGGAGGCTATTTCATTTGCGGACGAATCTTCCCGAACTTGCGAAGCATGTGCTCGAGGATGCCGCCCCGGAATTCGCAAAGAAAGTCCAGCCGGGAGATGTTATCGCCGGCGGCAGGAATTTCGGATTGGGCTCGTCTCGCGAACACGCACCGAGAATCATCAAACTTTCAGGAGTTTCCTGCGTTTTGGCGAAATCATTCGCCCGAATATTCTACAGAAATTCCATCAATGTCGGACTGCCGGTGCTGGAAATTGATACGGACAAATTCGATGTCGGCGATGAATTAGAAATTGACCTCGGAAAAGGCATTGTCCGTGACCTTACGAAAAATATCGAACTCACTGCGACACCGCTGCCGCCGGTAATGCTAAAGATTATCGAGGAAGGCGGAATAGAAGAACACATAAAGAAACATGGCGATTTTGCGCTCTGAAGCCTGGATGCAATTGAATAGTCTTCTGATGTGACTTGAACTCACGACTTATTACCAGGAGCATTATATTACTCAGAGCGTATAGTAGTAGACTTTTCCCCCACCAAAACACCCCGCTACATCGGGGCAAGCTGCGAAATACGCTAAATATATTGGATGGAGAAGAAATAGGAATGTCTACTAATATTCACTCCCATTAGAGCTTATCCTCAAATAACAATTTGGGCATAAACGGCTGCAAAACCGCCATACTGCGTCACGCTCATTCACCGTATCGCTGTGGATACGCTTCACTCGCGTTCCTGGTCTGGCAGCTTTTCGCTCGTTTATGCTAACCCAAAGCTTATTTAAGGATAAACTCTTAGTATATGGCAAACCAAGGTAAAGATTACGTTGATTTTACCTGATTACACACCTGCCCGCCGCACAAGGCTTTGGCAGGCGGGGATGAAAAATCGGTGTAATCTACTTTACGCTCTCATTAATAAGTCGTAGGTTGCATCCCATATATGAATTTATCACATTTGCAAATAGAAGTTTAGCAGGAGATCAAAGTTGGGAACGAAAATAAAAGTTCAGAGCGGGGAAATGGTCATCCCCGACGATCCGATTATTCCGTTCATCGAAGGCGATGGCATTGGACCGGATATAATGCGTGCCTCAATGATTGTGTGGAATGCCGCCATAGAGAAGGCTTATAAGGGCAAGCGCAAAATCGAATGGAAGGAAATTTATGCAGGAGGAAAAGCGCTCGAAGTTAAGAAAGAATGGCTCCCGCAGGAGACCGTTGATTCCATTCTTGAATATATTGTTGCTATCAAGGGTCCGTTGACTACTCCGGTCGGTGGAGGTTTTCGCAGCTTGAATGTTACATTGCGTCAGGTGCTTGACCTTTATGCCTGTGTGCGCCCCGTGCGATGGTATCCCGGTGTCGCTTCGCCGATGAAGCATCCGGAATTGATCGATGTCATCGTTTTCCGCGAAAATACGGAGGATGTTTATGCCGGTATAGAATGGGAAATGGGTTCGCCCGAAGCAAAGAAAATAATCGATTTCATCGGCAAGGAATTGGGCAAAAAGATACGCGCTGATTCGGGCATAGGCATAAAGCCTATGTCAGAATTCGGATCGAAGCGTTTGGTGCGAAAGGCAATAAGGCATGCCATCGAACAGAAACGGAAAAGCGTCACGCTTGTGCATAAAGGCAACATAATGAAATACACCGAGGGCGCTTTTAAGAATTGGGGATATGAACTTGCTCTGACCGAATTCCGTGATTTTGTGATTACCGAAGATGAACTCTTTGACATGGTCAAGGCGGATGATGGCGTGACGACAGCATATAAGGAAGGCGCCTTTACTGCTTTGCGCGGCGGGCTGCCCGCAGGAAATCAAGGCGGCAGAATCGTTATGAAAGACCGTATCGCCGACCAGATGTTCCAGCAAATTTTACTCCGTCCGGATGAATACGATGTTCTGGCGATGCCCAATTTGAACGGCGACTATATGTCCGATGCGGCGGCTGCGCAAGTTGGCGGGCTTGGCATCGCTCCCGGTGCAAATATTGGCGACCAGGTCGCACTCTTTGAAGCCACGCACGGCACTGCGCCAAAATATCGAAATCAGGATAAAGTCAATCCCGGTTCGCTTTTGCTTTCGGGTGTGATGATGCTTCGATATATGGATTGGCAGGAAGCCGCCGACCTCTGCGAAAAAGGACTCAGTCGCTCGATACAGGATAAGAAAGTAACATACGACCTCGCCCGGCAGATGGAGGGCGTGCAGCCAATAAAGACATCCGAGTTCGCAAAAGCGATAGTGGAAAGAATGTAAAGCAGTCGTCAGTCATGGTGGAACGCGGACTGATGGCTAATAACCAACGGGAGGTCATGATGAATTGCAAACATTGCGGAAAAGAGATTTCCGATGAATTCTGGTTTTGCCCCTGGTGCGGCATTGCTGCAAAAACCGAAACAGTGGAATACTATGAGAGGGAATCGAGGCATTTACGGTATCTTGGTAAAATTCGCGCTGCAATAGACATGTGCGAAAGGGCGAGCAGGATTTGCGAACCCGATGCGGTTTTGTTGAGACATCAAGGCGACATGCACTATTTGCTCGGCGATATGGACAAATCTATTGCCTGCTATTCGCGTTCAATCGAACTAGAGCCGGATTCAGCGGATTCCTACTATGGAAAGGGAATTGCGTTGTTTCGCACCGGATCTCCGCAGAAGGCAATTGATGATTTTACGAAAACTATCAAGCTAAATCCGGAATATGCAATGGCATATTACTGGCTCGGGATTGCATATTTTCACACGGGCAAGTTTGATGCAGCTGAAGGAGGTTTCCTGTGTTTTCTCGATAAAAGCCCAAAATCAGCTATAACCCGCTATTATCTTGGACAGATATATCTCATCAAGGGCGAGAATGAAAAAGCGATAGAGCAACTGCAGGCACTACAAAAAGTAAATAGCGAAAATGCCTACATATATTATCTACTCGGAAAGACTTACTTTCGAGCAAACAAAATGTTTGAAGCTATTGATGCATTGAAACAAGCAATTAGGCTAAATCCTGAAGATAAGCAGGCAATGGATTTGCTAGATCAGCTGCTCTTCGTTGAAGAGCCATAAGATAATGACATAGCAAAAATTAAGAATTCCTCAATCCCCGCAAGGCATTTTATATGCCTTTTTGATCAAACCCGCAGAAGACCACCCCGAGGCATCGGGGTGGATGAATGCGCGGTGTGTGTTGTCGGTATGGGATTGTTGATCATGGAACACCAAGAAGTCCCGGTGGTGGATCCTTTGTAAGCAAGGCCGAAAGAATTAGGGAAACCACCTCCGCCGATAGGCTTGGGGGTAGTTCACCGCGGCGAACTCGCGCTGAGTTATCGCCCTGCCGTATAGCCAATAAAACTCTTGGTGAGCTTTGTGTCAAAAAGATTCTGCTGGCTAAATAGTTACAATTTTTCTGATTATAAACTAAAAAATACTATGAGAAATCGTGAAAACCTGTGTTTTGAAAAAATACTGGGATACTCATTTCTGATCTGAATGGACGGGATAATCATTTAAAAATATAAAGAAAAAGGCGGGTTGTCCCGTCTTTTTTTTATTCTTGCAAAATCCGCTTAAAACCTGTATAATTTGCGTTTAGCATTCGCCAAAGCATCCGGATTATAATCAAAGGCTGTACCAGAATTGAAGCTTTGCTTAAGAAACCTAATATTAGCTGAAGTTTGACGATGAATAAACATCGCTCTATCATTTCCATCGAACGGGAATATCCGGCCCAGCGCGAAAAGGAACCCCCGGTTTCATCATATTTTGGCGAGGACACCTTCGGTTTGGCGGCGATGCAACAGAAACTGCCGGAGCAGGCATATAAAAGGATGATGGGAATTATCCATCAGGGGAGGCTGTTGGATGTTGATACCGCCAATGTAGTGGCCCACGGCATGAAAGAATGGGCCATAGAAAAGGGAGCCACCCATTTCTGCCACTGGTTCCAGCCGATGACCGGCGCCACAGCCGAGAAGCACGATTCGTTCATCGAGCTGCTGCCGGACGGCGCTTGTATCGAGCGTTTCTCGGGCCGGCAACTGGTGCAAGGCGAACCGGACGCGTCCAGTTTTCCCAGCGGCGGCATCCGGTCGACTTTCGAGGCCCGGGGGTATACCGCCTGGGATCCGTCAAGTCCGGCGTTTATACTCAAGCGAGGCCTTGGAACCACCCTCTGCATTCCCTCGGCATACATTGCCTATAGCGGCGAAGTGCTTGACTATAAAACGCCGTTGTTGCGTTCCCTGGAGGCTCTTAATAAAAGCGGGGTAAAACTACTGAGAGCCTTGGGAAACCAGACTGTCCGCAAGCTATATGCCACGATAGGAGCGGAACAGGAGTATTTCTTGATTGATCAGGACTTCTATTATAAGCGCCAAGACCTGCTTTTGACCGGACGTACACTGCTGGGAGCGACGTCGCCCAAAGGTCAGCAGTTGGATGATCATTATTTCGGCAGCATCCGGGAAAGAGTTTTGTCTTTCATGCACGATGCCGAGGAGGAGCTATATAGATTGGGCATTCCGGCTAAGACCCGCCACAATGAAGTTGCCCCCTGCCAGTTCGAGATAGCTCCGCTATACGAGGAGGCCAATCTGGCCTGCGATCACAATCAATTGCTGATGGAAGTTCTTAAGAAGACCGCCGTTCAACATAAGCTGGCCCTGCTACTCCACGAAAAACCTTTCGCCGGCATCAACGGTTCGGGCAAGCACCTCAACTGGTCTCTGGCCGACGACGCCGGCAACAACCTGCTGAACCCAGGAGCCACGCCGCAAGACAACGTCCAGTTTTTGGTCTTCATGGTGGCCTTCGTCCGGGCCATCCATCGCCACGCCGGATTGCTGAGGGCCTCGGTGGCTTCGGCCGGCAACGATCACCGGCTGGGGGCTAACGAAGCGCCGCCAGCCATCATCTCGGTGTTCCTGGGAGAGCAGCTGACCCGGATACTGGACGACATCGAGCGGGGCAAGGCCACCGTCGCCGACGACCAGGCCATTATAGATCTCGGCATCTCCAAGCTGCCGGTTCTATCGCGGGACAACGCCGACCGCAATCGAACAGCT comes from the candidate division TA06 bacterium genome and includes:
- a CDS encoding NADP-dependent malic enzyme, with product MRKEDALEYHEFPKPGKIEVTPTKPCYTQRDLSLAYTPGVAVPCLAIKDNPQDIYKYTSKGNLVAVISNGTAVLGLGNIGAGAGKPVMEGKGVLFKRFADIDVFDIEIDSENPDEVIKVCQLLEPTFGGINLEDIKAPECFYIEETLKKTMKIPVFHDDQHGTAIISGAALLNALEVVAKNINDVKIVFNGAGAAGIACAKHYMALGLKRENIIMCDTTGVIYKGRAKGMNKYKEAFAADTDARTLADALRRADIFVGLSSEDILTPEMLLSMAKNPIVFAMANPNPEIKYDLAVATRKDIVMATGRSDYPNQVNNVLGFPFIFRGALDVGAKCINDEMKLAATYALAKLAKEDVPDSVRKVYGGEKLKFGRNYIIPKPFDPRVLIWESSAVAEAAIKTGVAQKRVDIGAYRIELEKRLGRAQEIMRTVIEKAKRSPRRIVFPEGEEEKILRAAQLLVDEKIASPIVLGNEEKIRKVMAEASIDSSGIAIIDPGRSEKFHGYMEEYYKIRHRKGATKQRATELVGTPVAFGTMMLHTGDADALLSGLTHHYPEVIRPALRIIKVASGVKKVSGLYMLITKKDLYFVADATVNIEPSAEDLAEIAMLAAKTARRFDVEPRIAMLSFSNFGSTRHPLADKVRRAVEIVKNLAPEIMIDGEMQADTAVLPEIIEHTYPFSTLKGGANILIFPNLESGNIAYKLLSRIGGAAAIGPILMGMSKPVHVLQREDEVNDIVNMAAIAVVDAQEMEKEKKAGSRGTSARAPKDAVEAENTKQI
- a CDS encoding 3-isopropylmalate dehydratase large subunit — encoded protein: MGLTISEKIFSEHLGCESRAGQLVVPPVDVAMFQDGTGPLGVQELEKMNLVKAVNPKTRILFIDHASPSPRKELSNAHLMLRDFAKKTGAILSDSGEGICHQRLVEEYVSPGQIVVGADSHTCTAGALGAFATGMGSTDVALAFALGKTWFRIPQTFKFVIKGKISEGVYAKDVILHIIGKIGADGADYKAMEFAGDGAENLDLESRFTITNMAVEAGGKTGLFATDNKTKDYLVARGRGEKFRKIESDAEAHFENTYEFDLSKIEPTISLPHTVDNTKTTREAEKEGIALHQVVIGTCTNGRMSDLRIAAKILKGKKIHPDVRLIVIPASREIYIKAMDEGLLRIFVESGGAILSPGCGPCVGVHGGILGDGERVLSTQNRNFEGRMGNTQGFIFLGSPATAAASAIAGKIIDPRKYM
- a CDS encoding 3-isopropylmalate dehydratase small subunit; the protein is MILKGKVHKFGDNISTDHIAPGRLFHLRTNLPELAKHVLEDAAPEFAKKVQPGDVIAGGRNFGLGSSREHAPRIIKLSGVSCVLAKSFARIFYRNSINVGLPVLEIDTDKFDVGDELEIDLGKGIVRDLTKNIELTATPLPPVMLKIIEEGGIEEHIKKHGDFAL
- the icd gene encoding isocitrate dehydrogenase (NADP(+)); its protein translation is MGTKIKVQSGEMVIPDDPIIPFIEGDGIGPDIMRASMIVWNAAIEKAYKGKRKIEWKEIYAGGKALEVKKEWLPQETVDSILEYIVAIKGPLTTPVGGGFRSLNVTLRQVLDLYACVRPVRWYPGVASPMKHPELIDVIVFRENTEDVYAGIEWEMGSPEAKKIIDFIGKELGKKIRADSGIGIKPMSEFGSKRLVRKAIRHAIEQKRKSVTLVHKGNIMKYTEGAFKNWGYELALTEFRDFVITEDELFDMVKADDGVTTAYKEGAFTALRGGLPAGNQGGRIVMKDRIADQMFQQILLRPDEYDVLAMPNLNGDYMSDAAAAQVGGLGIAPGANIGDQVALFEATHGTAPKYRNQDKVNPGSLLLSGVMMLRYMDWQEAADLCEKGLSRSIQDKKVTYDLARQMEGVQPIKTSEFAKAIVERM
- a CDS encoding tetratricopeptide repeat protein, translated to MANNQREVMMNCKHCGKEISDEFWFCPWCGIAAKTETVEYYERESRHLRYLGKIRAAIDMCERASRICEPDAVLLRHQGDMHYLLGDMDKSIACYSRSIELEPDSADSYYGKGIALFRTGSPQKAIDDFTKTIKLNPEYAMAYYWLGIAYFHTGKFDAAEGGFLCFLDKSPKSAITRYYLGQIYLIKGENEKAIEQLQALQKVNSENAYIYYLLGKTYFRANKMFEAIDALKQAIRLNPEDKQAMDLLDQLLFVEEP
- a CDS encoding glutamine synthetase III, whose amino-acid sequence is MNKHRSIISIEREYPAQREKEPPVSSYFGEDTFGLAAMQQKLPEQAYKRMMGIIHQGRLLDVDTANVVAHGMKEWAIEKGATHFCHWFQPMTGATAEKHDSFIELLPDGACIERFSGRQLVQGEPDASSFPSGGIRSTFEARGYTAWDPSSPAFILKRGLGTTLCIPSAYIAYSGEVLDYKTPLLRSLEALNKSGVKLLRALGNQTVRKLYATIGAEQEYFLIDQDFYYKRQDLLLTGRTLLGATSPKGQQLDDHYFGSIRERVLSFMHDAEEELYRLGIPAKTRHNEVAPCQFEIAPLYEEANLACDHNQLLMEVLKKTAVQHKLALLLHEKPFAGINGSGKHLNWSLADDAGNNLLNPGATPQDNVQFLVFMVAFVRAIHRHAGLLRASVASAGNDHRLGANEAPPAIISVFLGEQLTRILDDIERGKATVADDQAIIDLGISKLPVLSRDNADRNRTAPVAFTGAKFEFRAVGSSQSVSWPTALLNVAVAESLEHLAEKIKARTGNINQTALEVISEEYRQIKPVLFLGDCYSTEWEQEAERRGLPHNKTSPQAFTELIGPAALELFERYRVLSNIELRSRHKIKSEHYCKELGIEAACLFEILRTRVLPSAIKQQNLIAVSISNAENVLKSPELYATQRELLAEISGRIRALQQGLEKLRAKQTEVGAIGNNVDRAQFLCREIKPLMEDIRKSSDDLETMVDDEIWPLPKYWEMLFIN